The following is a genomic window from Ictalurus furcatus strain D&B chromosome 14, Billie_1.0, whole genome shotgun sequence.
ATATTAAAGATGCTTCTTTAGAAGGTTttattttcctgaaaaaaaaaatcactactaACCAGAGAGAAGTTATGTGACAGCAGCTTTTTAATATTCAGTCTGACATAATGAACAATCTAGGTTTTGAGTAAAGTacaacatttattaattaattaatttatcatGACTGGATAAAATTCCGGGGGCAAGGTAAGAGAATTCACCCCAGAGGGGACGCtggtccatcacagagcaccatgcacacacacatatacgcactACGGGAAATTTATtgtagcatgtttttggaaagcaggaggaaaccagagaacccagaggaaacccacacagacatggggagaacgtgAAACTCTGTACGGACAATAACCCCAGCTCTGAGGACTCTATGTGAGGCTGCAACTCTGTGCCACCGTGCTGCCCTGtcgtgatttattcctcttatacagcaACAATTTTCCAACACTAAAAATACTGATCagctatttattaaagaacacaaaTGGTACTTTTTATGAGTTTATTATGtttaaacaagttagttcctgttatcacatatGGCAGTacagctacaaacagtcattccctcactagcctctttttttattttttccacatgttcAAGAACTTAATAAAATAACTGCCTTatctctgattgttacaaagctctgacattGGAGATTCGTTCCACAAATGCTAAAGATcagtctccttacagaaaacctcataTCAATTATtacacaagtttaaaaaaaaaaaattttatgtgGCGCGTCTGTCATACAAGTCTGTGTAAGGtgtactatagaaacaataaaacctATTACAACAagaatgttaatataaacctgtgatttcaaTTACAGCCAGCACAACAGTCAGAGCTTCatttgtagaaaattaatcaacaccttcagaccaaCCAGACTAaataattcaacagtgctgttttAAAGTACCAAATCATCtcaaattcataaaaaaaaaaacatggttgaAAAACTATTAACAGCTAAATGTTCACACATGAAATAGTTACACTGTCATCTAAAAGACTATAAATAACCAACAAGTATAGTGTAAAGTTTCCAGAATAATACccatttggttaaaaaaaacaaaaaaaaaaacaaaacaaaaccaacttTATATAGCAATGTTATTGTGCTATTTCTGTTTTCTGAACAAAAACTCAACCCAGTGTCTAACATTCATCACGTTTATCCTGATTTACCTGaactaaaaataatttaagaaaGTGGTAATTAGCACAAATGTTTTACATACATTCACACCAATTGTGTATAATATGTTTGAAGGTTATAATGTTAACACAAAAGCTGAATAGAATGTGGTAAGAGTTAATATAAGCAAGGCCTATTCCTTTTGACTGATTTCTGGCAGCCTCTATTTCATCCCAAGGTGCATGATTTTTCTGTATGGTCCTGGACCTCCCCAAAGTCCCCTTTGAGAATAAAAACAGTAAATTAGAGCCAAAAATCTCACAGAAAACAACACAAGGTCTTTGTCATCTAAAACTGAGTGCACAGGACTCACTTGAGAAGGCCATGCCAGTACAGATGGGGCATTATGTCAGCTTTCATATGATACATGATTCTGCTTTCTTTGCTCTGATCTACTGGGAAGGTCTCCAGAGGTTGTCCACTATAGTCAAACTCAGCCAAAATGACTGTCTTGTAGCTGGTGACCAAAGGGCAAGAGGTGTAGCCATCGTACTGtgaggaggtaaaaaaaaaaaaaaaaaacatttcaaagtgcATTTATAGAGCCATTATTGGTGAATTAGGACAAGTTGCTTAAACAGAGGCTTACTGTTCAACTCATTCATGCTCACCTTTTTATCAGGCTTTTCATTCTTCATCACTTTGGTAATAGTCCTATCAAGGACACTTGATTGTCCagctataaaaaatatatattttttaaaaacatcattaATCACTGTGCAGAATAACTATGCCTGctcagtttatttttaacatctaCGGACAAACTAAAAAAATCTGACTTTGTCCTATGATTTGAAATAACGATGCCCATTCATTCACACTTCTCTTATTATTCTCATATGTAAATCTATTGTCTAAacccagtgattaatgtgataaaaCATACAGATACAGAGGAGCAAGATTTACTGACTTGGCAGTATTTATCTATGGCTTACCCACAGCAGCTGCACTTTTGGAAGTTGGGAGATTGGTGCAGTCCCCAATTCCAAACACATTAGTGTACTTCTTGTGCTGAAGGGTGTCTTTATTTACATCAAGCCAGCCGCGTTCATCCTCCAACGAGGAGCCCTTAAGTACTGGTGGTGGTCCCATAGGAGGGGTAACATGGAGCATCTCATACTATTCAAATAATGGAgaagacattttaaatgtgAATACACCAACACATAGTGACTCTTGTGTTGAATCAAGCAACATGGACCGCTCACCTCAAAAACCTTTGTTTCCCCAGGTTTGTCAAGGTTCTCGAATACTGCTTCCTGCTTGTCTGCTCGGACCTCTATAAGGTTGTGTCTGAGGTTTACATTCAGATCACGTTTTTTCACAATCTCCCAGAGTGAATCGGCATATTTCTTAACTCCAAACAACACAGGCAACGATGTGTTGTAAATGATGTTGGCTTTTGACCGTTTTCCTGTCTtacaaaacaaaattccagaGTGTCATCATTAACAAAAGCATTCATGAAAGTGATTTCACCTGGtatcaatttaatttaatctaattttattaaataaacatgatcTTCCTTTAACATTGGAACTACACTGATTACTATTCTTCATCTACTTTCTCCACATATACCCATCTATAAATACCTTTCTCATGAAGGAATCAGAAAGGTACATGATCTTCTGAGGAGCTCCTCCACACTTCACAGGAGTGTTGGGAAAGGAAAAAACAGCATTTCCCTCCTTGAAGTTCTGTAGTGCCTTCCATGTCTTCTCTACTGTTTTCACTGTATAATTTGATCCAATCTTTGGATGTTCAAAACCTTCTGGAAGTCCTTTAATCTGAAATCCGACAAAAGAAGAATCAGTAGTTAACTAGCTTGGAAGTATTGAAATACCAATCAGATTTGCAGTAGAAATGAATATAAGCttttacagtgggctaaagtgGTCTTAGACTGTGCAGATTTTACAACTAATGCTATAACATGAGATATAAGATTATCatcaaattattttatattatcaaAAGAGCATTCAATGTCTTATTAAGGTGTGTATTGTATCTTACATAGCTGTGTTTTGCATGCCAATAAATAGAACATTAAATTAAGACCTGACCAATACTGGAGTGTTTTGTGGATATGTGAAACAAAATTTATAAAATGGGTATGCAAAATATATTAGTACTAACACAATATGCGTTTAATATGTGCTTGAATATGGGCTTTAAGTATGTCATTTGATATTACTGTGCTGTATAATTTCCAGCCGTATTAAACATGCTTGCATTGAAATATACAGGGTAATTATGCAAACTAAAACTTGTATGTGTTTTAAATTTAACTTGCATTATTAACAACAACTAACTCTTTTAAAATGATAAGAGAAAAGGTACCTTCTCATACTGCAGCTGGAGGCCCAGTGCTACAATCAGGTAGTCATAGGAAATCTAATAAGAGATATAACATACGATCAATTGCATGTAGTTTACACACTCTGCAGCAAATTTTATCAGCTGATCATGTTTGTCAAAACAATCAAAACATTGTTTACAGTGTAAAATCTCATCTATTCCCAATGACTAATTTCCTTACCAGCACAGTTCCAGTAAATGCTGGTAACCAGCCACACCTACAGTCCTTATTGCTTAACAACAGAAACTTAGCAATAAAACCCCCAGCAATGTCATGCTTCCTTCTTAATGTTCGATGTGTTAATCTTAGCTACAATGATTTTTCTCACTTCTTTTCCATACTCTGTGAAGACGGTGTTGTTTTTAGGGTCAATCTTCATGACTGTGGACTTGACCCATTTGACTCCAGAGGGCATCACGCTGGCAGTGGAACGTGCAGACGCACTAACAGTTTTAGCCCCTGCTCCAACTAATGTCCACATGGGCTGGTAATAATGCATCTGCAACAGTAATAAAAATACTGAGTTGAGTCATATCACAACCACAATTATCCTGTATGTTACAGGTCAAttgtaaaacataaaaaatatatacatatatatattctaatttGGTGAGTATTTTATGTGTCTAATTTTAACCAAGTTGAGCACCCTTCAACTGCTATAAAATTTCCCCTTGTCCCTTGTAGTAATCCTGACTGACATGAGTGCTATCTAGGGCAGGGCAATAAGAAGTGGATATTGTGATAAACGAAGTCTCATTAGGTTGTTCTGTCATATCATGGGTATCATCAGTACTGTTTTAACCCTGACCATAATTAAACCCAGttttccacatttaaaaaaatgttattaagCCTAAACACCATGTTTCATATTATGCATTGTGAAAATGTCTAAGTATCGAAATGATATTATTTTCCATATCACCCAGGCAATAAACCACTACTCAATAAGGATCCAGCCACTGCCCACTTAATTTTACTGTCATTCAAATCCCAGTATTTCCAGAGAGACATTTTAGGGTCAAGGCTCTTAAGTATAATTTGCTCAGCCACAGGCTTTGACTGTAATCTGCCCCACttttaagtcactttggatTAAATTGCCTATCACATGAGTAAATGTATACTATTCTTCCAAAAGAAAGTAAGTGTATGGACTTAGTGTATGGACGAAAGGCTGTAGAACACCGTACCTCGCTGGGCTCCACAATAGCCACATGCTCTGCGCCAACTTTCCTTTTCATACGGGCACCCATCGTAATACCACCACAGCCACCTCCAAGCACCACGAACTTATAATGTTCCTTGGAGGACAATCCATTGCTGGTGTGGAAGCGGGACCTCACAGAGTAAAGCAGTCTATTAGATTTTCTAACCAGAGCTACTTGTGAAGTTAAAGCAGCTGCCATAGTCCTGTAATTtgacctaaaaaaaaagaaagtgcaaAGACAGTAAGTGCATGTTCGGGATGAAGACAAAGAGCATAGTGTATGAGCTAAGGAGAGAAAAGGGCAGGTTATTTTCCTGTTTAGATTTTATAAACCAGAGGATCAAGTGTCATTACTCAAGAGTCTTTATTCATCTGGAAGACTGTTATATGTTTAATCGGGTGTGGCACAGGAATGCGGGTTCCTACACTGCTGTCACCATGATTTGGGAAGTCAAAATGAAGATCAACATGGACTGCAGGTCTTGAGTTGTATAGCCTATACAGTGTATGTGCAGGTTAAATTAGAGGCCATGTACATATTCAGGCATacacattatgtgtgtgtatatatatatacacacacacacacatacatacatacatacaaacgaTGCAAGAAGTGCTGTGGtcatttcagttattattttgtcaacACAGCATATTGGACAGTCAGCAAAGCCTGTTGATTTAGACTCTCTTGATTGTAGAACCCTAATTCATTCTTCCCCCCTGCTGTTCCCAGCTTCCTTTGCATTAGCGGCTCATGTCCTCATTTAAACCAGCGAATTGGAGATGAAAAGCAACAGTAACCATTAGCAGTGTATAATACAGCACGTTACTATATCACGCTGTAACAGGAGGAAGGAAGCGTTCTTAGGTAATAGCCATAAATGAGCTAACAGCCATACACAGAGCATTTGGAATATAAGCTGAATTTTAATGCACAGCCATTGTGCTGCGGTATTTGCTGTTAAGTAATGACATAGCAAAAACCCTGGTGTTTACCTTACACCTATAGTGTTTATTAGTAAagctggacacaaatgaacactacAGAACACGCGACTTCCATGCGAGCTTTAATACTTGACGCTATTTgagttataattattattattatcattttaactAAAAATAGATTAGTCCAGATTCAGACTGTCATATGTAATGCCCACTTACCGTGTATGGGATGTAGTTGGGACAGGGTGGTCTCAGCCTGTATAGCTCCACTCAGTTCCTGTTTACTTTGCTCTCATTACTTACAATGCTGCACTCGTAGTGACATTGTCATTCTCGAACGAGTTGACTCTTTGAACCGACTCTTTTAGGGAGCCGATTCTCATATCTAAAGAGCCGTTAATTTCGTGACAAAAGtttcaagtaaaaaaataaaatgcacaagcAAAATATTAATTCTCAAAatgcaaatttatatatatatgtatatattgagaatacaaataatgataattaaaaaataataattattatttttaaaaaaagattagcCTACTTCTGATTCACACTCATTTTGCTGGAGTGATCTGAAATCACTTTGATTCTTACGGAAACCCTAAGCGGACATGCattgttcattttctttctttgttgttttctcgtgatctcgatataacaaaaagttgttttctcatgacgtAATTGTATCCCGAGAAAGTCTCGCGCTTtatgaatgggactggtgttacgTGCACGTTGGTGTcttcgccatcataaatgtaataactgcccggtgtagagatggactttatctccacattaagagaaggtgtgtgtgtgtgtgtgtgtccttctcaagtgtcagacactaatgtggaagtcatCAATCCTACAGGGATGAGGTATTCTTGTAGgacaacccggaagttagcatcacccttgTTCCCTCGGCTAAaatccaataggatttttccattggcttttggattgttgcagaaaataaactctgttaccagcaaaagtttatgattcttacacgctttgttcatcaagataatcttcacaaatgaacattcacaacttttatgaattttgacgCCTAAATACAATaaccagaagtaaaaagctaaagaaaagctataaatgaactacaccacggtgGCATGACTTAAACGTCACCACCTACATGCTTCTGACAACTCTtccaatctttatttaaaaacactaacattggaaaatattataaattaatacatCTACAAGTTTGATTTGGAATAGTTtgggagcagtggtggctcagtggttaaaaggctctgagttactgatcagaaagtcaggagttcaagccccaaaactaccaagctaccactgttgggtccttgggCTAGGCCCTTAACTAACCCTCAgctgttcagttgtataaatgtaagtcactctggataagagtgtctgccaaatgccataaatacaatgtaataaatgtttgcTAGCatgcgagtataaacacaacagggctgtagtagatgagttttcctgttcggcgtgatgacatttaatttCCCCGGCAACCTCAATAGtaccatttagccacttgttagcaactggctttttcaagacatgtaaaagcttaacaaaatcatAAGTGGggtatcattgctatgctgatgacacccagctctctCTGACAATCCATCTAtctctgcacgtatctctgcttgcctgtcggacatctcggtctggatgagggaacaccaccttaagctcaacctggcaaaatctgagcttctcgtcatcccagcctgtccctcaatcaaccacaacctcactgtacagctcggctcaaccacactcaagcaaaccaggacagccaggagccttggggtgattctcgatgatagcttgacctttacagaccacatctcaacaactgcatgatcctgtaggttcatcctgtacaacagcaagaaaatcagaccctacctcaccgaacaggctacacagatacaagtccaggctcttgttatctcaaaactggactactgcaactcattactctcgggcctcccggccagctccatcaaaccccttcaaatgattcagaatgcagcagcatgcctcgtcttcaatcagcccaagagaacccatgtcacacccctcttcatctctctccactggcttcctgtagccgcccgcatcaaattcaagctcttgatgctcacctacaagaccttgtctggaacagcaccctcctacctcaacactctcctgaaggcttacgttccctcacgcaatctgcgatcaatcaatgaccgacgcttagtagtacctactcagcacggctcaaggtccctttcaaggacattcaaactaactgttccttagtggtggaatgaacttccaacctcaatccggatcgcagaatctctcaccatcttcaaaaaatagctaaagacccacctcttccgtgaacacctaaccaacccataaaaaaaaaaaaaattactctggcacttacacttctactctgtgcactttgcttcttctggaactcaactaacggatcttgtatggtagcactacttgtattgttctctgcttgatatatcgctttgtttgtattttctcatttgtaagtcgctttggataaaagtgtctgctaaatgaataaatgtaaaatgtaaatgtaatgtattactgatgtattttatatcgtagaacaaaacatgaaaatatcttgagcttgtgttaaccacagaccttatttcgggcatttaaccaaaataaaacccattcaaaaaacccactgacttcGAGACGATAGATGTCGAGTACAAagaaaaattaagtcgagatcacgagaaaccAGCTTCAGTTTTGATCACGTCCTTTGACAGGGCGCGGCCGAGTGCTCTCCAAAATCAACACTCAGTTGACTCAAGGTGTATTTGACGTCATGCGGCGCTGCACAGACCGATTGGCGGCTGACTTGAAGCAATGCATGCCGGTTACAATTTTTGTCTGACTTGAGATGTCACTGTGACGAAGGGCATCAAAGTACCACGATAGCGATTCGACAGCAGCCGGCCCCCTCAACCAGCGCAGCTTCTCCAGAGCTGCTGCACGAGCACTGATGACGACGACAAAgcttttcatgtttattctgACACCTTCAGTTCCGCTAAGGCTcacaaatctgtatttttataacACTAAAAACCATTTTCATGTAATCTTAATGTTATATTGTGTCATGTTTATCaaagtaaaactgattaaaaGAATATAGACCCCACTTTAttggttttttaaataatacaggctTATGTTGAACTTTCTTCTTGTACATACAGGCACTGTATTAACTTATACAGTATTAACCTATTCACTGAAAAGTGTTTCTGGTTTActaaatgtaaaattcaaatgCTTCATCTGTGGTGAAGAAAGCAAACACCGCACAAGCTTCACCACAGCAGGAAAGCTCATTTTTCAGCTCCTCCCCCGACTGCAAGCTGCAACTCTCGCCAATCATCCAGCCGCAGCCCAAGTCGAACACACCTTCAGTTTTAAGATGAACGCCTTCTTCTAAGACCCACCCCTACAGAAGCAAAAGGAAGATTGCATAAACAGGAGAGATTTCAAAAGAAACATCTGCCAATATCAGTTGTGGTGGAAGTTTCCACCAAGATTCAATCAACAAATCATTCTCATTAATCCACACTAGAGCATCAACAATTGACTAGTTTTTTCCATTGCATCCCATAGATGCTCTGTAGGATTTGGGTCAGGGCTCTGggaagtatttttaaaaagatgggTGGTGTGCTTTGGACCGTTATTCTACTGAAAAATCCACTTCTGTGGCTTGAATAAGTTCTTTGCTGATTTCAGCAAGTTTGCATCCAAAATGTCTATGTACACTTCTGAGTTCATGATGCAATCAGTGAACACAAGCTCACCAACACCACTGCTGGAAAGACAGCCCAAACCACCTCTGTACTCTACCCTTAGTGAAGTTTGATTCAAAACCTTCTCTTGCCTTTCTCCACACAAACACTCTACCATCAGATCCATCCACGTTACATTTGGATTCATCTAAAAAATATGACAGTTCTCCAGAAGcttctgtttttctgtgcatgttcctTGCTTTCTTAATCTTTGAAACTGATAAAGAGTTTTCACTGCGTTACTCTACCTCTGTACCCATGCTCAATGAGCTTATTTTGAATAGGGTTTTTTCCCTCTAGTTGCATCTAGTAATTATTAGTGTTGACTGAAGCAACCCTTGCTGCTTTTTCCTCACCTGTTTATCTTGATTTATTCCCAATTAACCTGCTGGTGGTCTTTCTGAGTCTGCCTGTACACTTTCATTCACAAGTCCTTCagcttttaactttttttttttaacaagtttTGCTGATCTGGTGGATAGAGTGGCCTCCTTTGTACAAACAGCTGATGCTTGAACTTTGCTTAAAACTTAGTTCCCTCTTCTTAATAATTTTTGCAATTACTTTTAACCAGCTGATCCCAAGGTCATTTCCAGTGGATGTATGTAGGCAGTGAGCTTCAATTTACACTCTAGCAAAGTAATCACGTGGTGTAACTATGGATTAACTGTGACAAACAGAAAAATCTTAGTGTCCaaatacctttttttattttattttatttttttaaaacattttgaccAGTATgtctgttatttttatatttttaaacataacaACATTTTCTGGGAAATGTTATGTAGTGAAATTGATACATTTGTAAGTGTGGTCTAATCTTTTTGGGGCCAATGtgtattaataattacactTTGTAATAAACATGTGTTTTTCCAGATAGACTCACcatgttatattattatagttCACTGaagtgtaaaataataataaaatttatgaATGAATCAGTTGTAGTGATTATATGTGCAAAAACAAATGTGTCCCAGACAGCAAAGATTCGTTGATTCTTGGTTGTAATAGTTATAATATGTCCCCACTAGATGGAGATATTTACTGAACAACAACCAAAAGTCTGGTCCGTGATCATTTGTGCAAAAACTAGGAAAATGCAATTGAATTTTAGGTATGGAATTACatgctaaatatattttttgtcttgaATTTGATACCATTTATAAACATAACCTCTAAATGTGACAGTTAAGATTACTGATAGAGGACTGATAGAGGAGTGACAGGGGTATGGTGGCACgcaaagtttgcatgttctccttgtgctttgggggattcctccaggtatttcagtttcctccccagtccaaagacatgcgttgtaggctgattggcaattccaaattgtctgtggtgtgtgaatgtgtgtgattgtgcctacATGTGAAggaaacatgtttatatattttttatatcattattaatactgaaatataaatatataaactgaattatataattattgaaaactttaaatttaaacttaaaatttaaAGTCtgaaaacgtaaaaaaaaatttattaacattttattgacATTAACAGGACCTGAAAAGGCTATAAATTCATTATCAGCACATTTGAATATTGTATGAACGGAGTACAAATTACAACATATTAAGAAGTTGGCTAAGATAATAGTacatgattaattttttttacatcattaaaAACAATAGCATTATTTAGaaaatcattatttttaaaattcatactCGATCTTTTATAAAATTCAGTATGAACAGAATAAGTAAAAACcgcagtggaaaaaaaacactactaaaaagtacaatcccaattccaaaaaagttgggatgctgtgtaaaatgtaaataaatgtaaataaaaacagaatgcaatgatttgcaaatctcataaacccatatgttattcacagtagaacatagaaaacatatcaaatgtttaaactgaggaaatttatttatttatttacattttacacagcatcccaacttttttgcaattggggttgtaacattttctaccttttttttttcagtagcatCATAACCgaggattttaaaaataaacattttacctGAGGTCCCAATATATCTGAATTCACCCTATCTTTTACCTAGAACCCTGGATATTGTGTTCAGTCTTTCCATAGCTTCAGATTTTATGCTAATAATACCTTCAAAGCCATTAGTCTCTGCCATAATTAATTTCAACTACattgtatagctgcattgcattctggaaatTTGAGTCCAGTGTTTGCTGTTTCCACTAATCCTACACtgtatttctcattaatatgacattgaacattacaggaaaataatgagtgagaaaaaaaggttttgctCTTTTATTTTGAGGAGCTAATAGCAAAATATTATGATtgattttgtt
Proteins encoded in this region:
- the sqor gene encoding sulfide:quinone oxidoreductase, mitochondrial, producing MAAALTSQVALVRKSNRLLYSVRSRFHTSNGLSSKEHYKFVVLGGGCGGITMGARMKRKVGAEHVAIVEPSEMHYYQPMWTLVGAGAKTVSASARSTASVMPSGVKWVKSTVMKIDPKNNTVFTEYGKEISYDYLIVALGLQLQYEKIKGLPEGFEHPKIGSNYTVKTVEKTWKALQNFKEGNAVFSFPNTPVKCGGAPQKIMYLSDSFMRKTGKRSKANIIYNTSLPVLFGVKKYADSLWEIVKKRDLNVNLRHNLIEVRADKQEAVFENLDKPGETKVFEYEMLHVTPPMGPPPVLKGSSLEDERGWLDVNKDTLQHKKYTNVFGIGDCTNLPTSKSAAAVAGQSSVLDRTITKVMKNEKPDKKYDGYTSCPLVTSYKTVILAEFDYSGQPLETFPVDQSKESRIMYHMKADIMPHLYWHGLLKGLWGGPGPYRKIMHLGMK